The DNA window GACCCCGGGTTTCGGTAACGCGGTATCGCATTCCCATCGCCGAACCCGCCGGCGCTGGTCCCCCAACGTCCAGCTCAAGACTTACTACCTGCCGTCGGAGGACCGCCGGATTCGGCTTCGGGTCAGCGCCAAGGGCATCAAGGTCATCGACCGCGACGGCATCGAGGCCGTCGTGGCGAGGCTGCGCCGGGAAGGGCAGCGAATCTGATGGCGCGCAACGAGATCCGCACGACCGTCAAGCTGCGGTCCACGGCGGGCACCGGCTACACCTACGTGACCCGCAAGAACCGGCGCAGCGACCCGGACCGGCTGGTACTGCGCAAGTACGACCCGGTGCTTCGCCGCCACGTCGAATTCCGCGAGGAGCGCTGAACATGGCGAAGAAGTCCAAGATCGTCAAGAACGATCGGCGTCGCGCGGTGGTGGCGCGTTACGCCGAGCGCCGCGCCGCGCTCAAAGAGATCATCCGCTCACCATCGAGCACCGGTGCGCAACGGGCGGCGGCACAAACAGAGCTGGCACGCCAGCCGCGCGACGCCAGCGCGGTGCGCGTGCGCAACCGCGATGCCGTCGACGGGCGTCCGCGCGGGCACCTGCGCAAATTCGGGCTCTCCCGGGTACGCGTCCGTGAACTGGCCCATGTCGGGCAGCTGCCCGGGGTGCGCAAGGCGAGCTGGTGATGGCCAAGAAAACTCAGCGCCCGCGTCGCCCCGCTCGGCCGGGCCTCAAGTCCGGCAAGAAGAACCTGCTCGCCAGCCTCGGGCTCACCGCCGTCGACTACAAGGACACCACCACGCTGCGGGTGTTCATCTCCGAACGAGGCAAGATCCGTTCCCGCCAGGTCACCGGCCTGACCGTCCAACAGCAAAGACAGGTCGCGACCGCCATCAAAAACGCCCGCGAAATGGCGCTGCTCCCGTACCCGGGACAGGGCGTCAGCCGGTGACGGCCCCGCACCGCGGCACCGACCGTCCCTTCACCGTGATCGTGTGCGCCGCCTGTGCGAG is part of the Mycobacterium sp. HUMS_12744610 genome and encodes:
- the rpmB gene encoding 50S ribosomal protein L28 translates to MSARCQVTGRTPGFGNAVSHSHRRTRRRWSPNVQLKTYYLPSEDRRIRLRVSAKGIKVIDRDGIEAVVARLRREGQRI
- the rpmG gene encoding 50S ribosomal protein L33, with the protein product MARNEIRTTVKLRSTAGTGYTYVTRKNRRSDPDRLVLRKYDPVLRRHVEFREER
- the rpsN gene encoding 30S ribosomal protein S14; the protein is MAKKSKIVKNDRRRAVVARYAERRAALKEIIRSPSSTGAQRAAAQTELARQPRDASAVRVRNRDAVDGRPRGHLRKFGLSRVRVRELAHVGQLPGVRKASW
- the rpsR gene encoding 30S ribosomal protein S18, with translation MAKKTQRPRRPARPGLKSGKKNLLASLGLTAVDYKDTTTLRVFISERGKIRSRQVTGLTVQQQRQVATAIKNAREMALLPYPGQGVSR